The Arabidopsis thaliana chromosome 5, partial sequence genomic interval GACAAGTGGTtcggatcatcatcatcatcatcatcagacaAGTGGTGGTACTGATCAGAATCAGCTTCTGGAAGATTCTTCATCTGCCATGAGACTATGCaatgttaataatgatttcCCAAGTGAAGTAAATGATGAGAGACCACCACAAAGACCAAGCCAAGGTCTTTCCctttctctctcctcttcaAATCCTACAAGCATCAGTCTCCAATCTTTCGAACTCAGAccccaacaacaacaacaacaagggTATTCCGGTAATAAATCAACACAACATCAGAATCTCCAACACAcgcagatgatgatgatgatgatgaatagtcaccaccaaaacaacaacaataacaatcATCAgcatcataatcatcatcagtTTCAGATTGGGAGTTCCAAGTATTTGAGTCCAGCTCAAGAGCTACTGAGTGAGTTTTGCAGTCTTGGAGTAAAGGAAAGCGATGaagaagtgatgatgatgaagcataagaagaagcaaaagggtaaacaacaagaagagtGGGACACAAGTCACCACAGCAACAATGATCAACATGACCAATCTGCGACTACTTCTTCAAAGAAACATGTTCCACCACTTCACTCTCTTGAGTTCATGGAActtcagaaaagaaaagccaAGTTGCTCTCCATGCTCGAagaggtatatatattttcaagaaattattTCATTACTACTATCAAAACTTACATGAGTTTCTTAGAAAATCTAatccttttttatttggtttcaaCTTATTcctaaaaatgtaaaataccCACAAGTCttttacaaatctttttttttttcctttcatttgGTTTCAACTTATTCCTAAATATGTAAGATACCCATAAATCTTGTATTTTTTCGATTCTTGATTAGGTCCATATATTTCTTAAAGTtacaaatttcttttagatattaagataaaaagattcttttttgtcttcattCTTTCATGTATTCTCGTCGAAAACAAGTTCGATCGTATCAACTACGAAAAGATCAACCCTTTTAATTCCTTTACtcattatttctttttttctatagaaccaaaatataattttgttttctttgctttgaGCTAATTTGGAGACTCTAGTGGTCCTCCATATTTATAGCAATCAGTTTCATCATCATAAGCCATAACgagttgtttctttttcgtGTATTTACTCATTCTAAGAATCTACATTTACACGATTGTGATTGAAATCTTTGTGAATGGTGTGGGGTAACGTTTTTTTGCGGTTTTTTGGCAGCTTAAAAGAAGATATGGACATTACCGAGAGCAAATGAGAGTTGCGGCGGCAGCCTTTGAAGCGGCGGTTGGACTAGGAGGGGCAGAGATATACACTGCGTTAGCGTCAAGGGCAATGTCAAGACACTTTCGGTGTTTAAAAGACGGACTTGTGGGACAGATTCAAGCAACAAGTCAAGCTttgggagagagagaagaggataATCGTGCGGTTTCTATTGCAGCACGTGGAGAAACTCCACGGTTGAGATTGCTCGATCAAGCTTTGCGGCAACAGAAATCGTATCGCCAAATGACTCTTGTTGACGCTCATCCTTGGCGTCCACAACGCGGCTTGCCTGAACGCGCAGTCACAACGTTGAGAGCTTGGCTCTTTGAACACTTTCTTCACCCGTAAGTTATTTCATATACATCCTCTTAATATATTTACACATACCTAAAAGTTACTAATTGTGTCTTTCTGAAGTGATCAATGAAGGTAGAATCACAAGTTAATTGGGTATATTTATGGAGCTATATAAAACCTCTTTAACgattttatttcattgatAGTACGTTGATAAATAGTATGataggttttttttgtttgttacatgaatatttttgaacatataaaagtaaaaaaatatgtacattttatatagagagattgagattgacTTGACAAGCATAGGATACAATCTACCTTAATCTGTTAATTGCATatagcttttttattttcctttttctttcatttgcaCTATTGGTGTGAAAGTGAGTGtacaaacatatacatatacacatgtatatatatgtatacgaacatataaaattaaataaaataaatttaactgGTGGATGAAAGACAGAAATAGAGAAAGGTACAAAGTggattgagagagagaatcaaTGTTCTTTACCTAACActaacaaaagagagaaactatACATAACTCCTTGCTTTTTTCtccatgtttttattttgttctttttcttctactttttatttatttaatttacagaagttatatgtttatcatcatatGTAACACTTGTCTCCATCAATTCCCAAACACTGCTCAAACAATGAAACATCTTGTTAGTTTTCACCAAACCCTTTACCTTTGCTTCCATTTTATTTGCATCATTCTTCAATCatttatatccttttttttaattacatatcCATTTGTCTtatatttttccattaaagtaaaattttcttatttttgttttcagatatCCGAGCGATGTTGATAAGCATATATTGGCCCGACAAACTGGTTTATCAAGAAGTCAGGTAAAGAATAACTCCACTAATTCTTGATATATTCCAAAATTTATTATCCTATTTACTAAAGttataataaaccaaaattgttaGGTATCAAATTGGTTTATTAATGCAAGAGTTAGGCTATGGAAACCAATGATTGAAGAAATGTACtgtgaagaaacaagaagtgAACAAATGGAGATTACAAACCCGATGATGATCGATACTAAACCGGACCCGGACCAGTTGATCCGTGTCGAACCGGAATCTTTATCCTCAATAGTGACAAACCCTACATCCAAATCCGGTCACAACTCAACCCATGGAACGATGTCGTTAGGGTCAACGTTTGACTTTTCCTTGTACGGTAACCAAGCTGTGACATACGCTGGTGAAGGAGGGCCACGTGGTGACGTTTCCTTGACGCTTGGGTTACAACGTAACGATGGTAACGGTGGTGTGAGTTTAGCGTTGTCTCCAGTGACGGCTCAAGGTGGCCAACTTTTCTACGGTAGAGACCACATTGAAGAAGGACCGGTTCAATATTCAGCGTCGATGTTAGATGATGATCAAGTTCAGAATTTGCCTTATAGGAATTTGATGGGAGCTCAATTACTTCATGATATTGTTTGAGATTAAAAGATTAGGACCAAAGTTATCGATACATATTTTCCAAAACCGATTCGGTTATGTAACGGTTTAGTTagataaaaaccaaattagatatttatatataccgTTGTCTGATTGGATTGGAGGATTGGTGGACAAGGAGATATTATTAATGTATGAGTTAGTTGGTTCGTCAATATCACTTGTAggatattttcattttgttttttaaaatatattattgagaggtttttttctcaatctaatacttttttcttaatgtaaatcatatatatttttgtttaaggaAATATTATCAAGTGTCTTTTCAAATCTGTTTTCATATTCTAGGACCATCTCAAACTATTTGGAAACAttcaatcccttaaaattttgtttttcttataaatttggtttcaaaatttcGAAAAGTAAATggatatatagttttttttaaagtatgtTGAGTGTCTGTACATGACAATCGTTTACGTATATACTTgatacaaattataaaattgaatgtgtGTAACTGTGTATAATATACACATAAATAGATATCACACAAACATGGACGAGTGAAATTTGTGTAGTTGGCATGCATTATACGGATTTGGAATCGAATAGATACGACTTCAGTAACGAAAATCACTAGACcatcatatttatataaagaCATAATTAGAGAGAGTGTATGGTCTTTGTGTTATTAATGACAAAacctaataaaataaagttgacGACAAacataataaagaaagaacaaactGACTATTGGACCATCTCGGTCGATCGATAACGTTCACGTGTACACTCCCGTATACATATAAAGTTATGTACACATGAATAATGAATTCAAGCAAGTTTCAAGAGTGACTGAATTAACAATTTGACACAAAATACAGATAGACTTGTATCCTATAGTCTTATTCAAACATCTACAGTCTCTTAAACACGAGATTAAGTGTtgataagaacaaaaattatcGATAAGAGTAAGACATACGTCTCTTTCCAAAatgcaatatatatacattgacattgtttaagaaacttttCTGTCTAATTTAAACTAAATCTAAGAAACATATTTCTAAATCTAAGACtgtataatttgtatatatatttactcgTCGCGGTcaataattcaaatatataaatgtcaaaatttcaaacattAATGAATTATGGTTCATGTGTCACATTTGGGCTCCTTCAAGCCAAAAGAAACCTTTACTAAATTTCTCTTTAGGATATGTCGAAAAAGTCTTATAATATGGATTCTCAAAGATAATATACCAAAATCGTGTTATTAAATATCTATGCAAAGGAATTCTAGGGAAATTAAGGAAGTGATGTAGACTAATTCCTATGCGGTTATTGTTCTAAGCCATGATCTATCATGTGTGGAGGAAAAAGAATGGGAGACGATACCACCAAGGCCATCACCCAATCCTCTCACACGAACCATTGATAAATCAATCAGAAATAGCATCAGCTCACAAAGAGACTCCGACCTTAGCGGTGGTTCTCTACAAGAGGAGTACCTTACTCTTTTCAGCTtcatttggtttgtttcaaCCGCAACTgcgttgttttttttttgggttttttgtttggtgtataatttttatttgtgttgatatataaattttaaattttaatttcaatctcccaaaacaaaattcgtGATTGCAACACATCGAACGGATTAAATAACATAACCAGTGGTTTGggatgattttaatttttctacaaATATACCCATGTTGGAATGTTGAATTGGTGATATTAATCCAATTTTCCGATTAATCGCTAGAACTATACCGAGCGGTCAATTAACGTCTAGCGGTTCTTTTAACAACGGGTAAAATTCACGATTCcgattttaaaacaatgatTCCAACTTGCGTATGAGACGACCTACAAGAATTTTAGATTGAGATCGAGTCATGTACTCCACGAAGCTAACGAGTAACGAGTCAAGAGACTGAGAAGTACTTCTCTGTTTAAAAACTTTAGGTTAAGtcgtatatttttttttgtttaagtgaaAAGTTTAAGATTATTAATtagtagaaaatatttgaaaatgaagtTGGACCTGAAAGATAAACACCAAATTTTCTTATCCTAATCccttcaaaaaattataaacaacaattaaaaccaaaagaagctaATAACCCAAACGGATCAAAGTCCAAAAATACCAACGTAATGCCCGAAGATAATGCTGCATCAGATTTAAAACCGTCCACATAAATCCAATTTATTGATTCAATAGTTtgctaaataaaataaaatttggaaactaaaacagttataaaataaatcgACTCAAtgggattaaaaaaaaaaaaaaccggtCAAAAACATCGACAATTTGGGCAGCTTCGATTCTGTTTCAGCCAAGAATCAATACAAGAACGATGGAAAACATGTCTACACTTCTTTATACGGATAATCTCATGGCCATCTTCTAACTCTTCAAGACAAATTGAACAACCAATCTCATCAAATCcttctttttcaatatcttTAAACTCCATTTCCTCGATCGATGCCCTATAACCGATTTTAAATTCTAGTTGAGAATGAAGCGGCATTAGATGTCCGGTTTCATTGTCTTGCTGAGGCTGAGGCTGAGGCTGAGGCAGAGGCAGAGGCAGAGGCACAGGCAGAGGAGGAAGTGAGGGATGAGAGTTTTGATGTGTCTCAAGAGCTAGTTCCGTAGGAGGTTGAATATACTTGTTGCAAGAGTCAGAGATGATATATAAGGTGAACAAGACTATTAAAATGGCCCCTGTAACGACTATTGAAGACACATCCAGCGAGGGCATAGATTCTATCATCCTAATATTACTTTTACACCAGAGAGATCAAATTTGGAGTTGTAGCTGAAGCAAACTGATTCGTATCCATGATGAGAATCATTATCAActttcatttatatttatcttcctttttttttgggtacattttttaatatctagAGATGAATCTTTATTACGAGATAAACACATATTTTAGATATGCATGTTagtttactatatattatgtaaatattcGTTTTGTCTATATTGTTGCTTTTTAATTGTTAACATAATAACAATTGGCTCTTCGCtgtcaaccaaaaaaaaaaatggctatGACTCTGAGTGGGGGACGGTTTTGATTGTGTGCGAGCAAAAgtaatttttatgatttgtttttttccaatttcgAGGGGTTATAATACTTTCAAATGATAGAAACtagaggaagaaaataaacacatATGTTGAATAATAGATCACATGACTTGctaaaaacttttaacatGTGGGTCTGAGACAATTTAGcgttaattttaatttgatcatactaaaaaaaaagaccttAGTTATAGTTTTGTATatactttaattatataaaaattttgaaacaatttttgaTGAGTAGATACAAAATTCAACTATAGTCAGTCTCTCCTCTATTTGATATCAATCAACAGAACAACGACAAATAGGACAATTTCGATTCGCATCAATCCAAGAAAGCATACAAAAGCGATGAAAAACATGCCTACACTTCTTTATGCACATAAGCTCGTGGCCAATCTTGAACTCTTCTAGACAAATTGAACAGCAACCCTCATCTCCTTCTTCGACATCTTCAACCTTTATGATCGTCTCGACCGTGGTTTTATTGATCGCTGGAATATGTCCAGTTTCAATGTCTTgttgaggaggaggaggaggagggggaGGAGGAGGAGTTCTGCAGCACAATAGAACGATGAATACGATTACCCAAAAGCCTACTATGGTGTAGTAAACGATATATCCGGTCCCTATGATCATTATCACTGGCAGCATCAAACTCGATTTTGAGATTTAAAAGctgttttgtatttataatgAGAGAATCCCTCAGACATTAGCATAAGTATTTATATTCCTTCGTTTGCGCTAAAATcctaatcatatatatgagatatctaaaataataatttaaacgtaaacaaataacaaaataattaaaatatactttCTCCAAACACATATACAATCAAACGCTTTACGTTCTACATTggaaactctataaattaataatgttgggaccataaaattttattaatttatagtgatattaatttatcctatagattaataaatattattttattggataaattaatatttatcaattcaTAGAAATATTTAAGCAAAATACAACACTATTTTCTTTCGAAATAGAATAAATGTCAATAGACTACTCGAATATCTAGGTGCAAATGAAGCATACTCAAAAATTCAGAGTTTTTAGAAGAATTGTGATTTCTGTCTATAATGTTGGTGAAGAATTTGAAGACGATAATGTGAAACTTTCTGAAATAGCGACACGTAAAGAAGCAATTATCGCGTCTAGAACTCTTCACAACTTTTGGATGCATATCGAAAAGACAACACCAAGACTTTTtaatgcaataaaaaaaattagcaatGAACTtcaaaaagattcaaactttaagAAAAGACAATATAACTAAAGTCATATtatattagattatctttAAAAGTATCCTTAAGAttagtaattattaatttatgatattattggGACCATATTTTGACAtagagatttaaaaaaaattattatcttatcgattttggttaatttttacattgacCCGACTTGGGACCgacatattttattaatttatcatgtttattaatttatcgaataTTAATTTACAGAGTTTCTATTGTATATCTTTTGGCAATATTACGTGATCACAACACATAGTTTGCCAAAACAATTATGAAATAATTCGAAAATTGATATAGaggataaaaaaataaaccctACTCACCCTCTTTCCTCTTTCTTGCAGTAAGGGAGCATCGACAATTCGGGCAGGTTAGATTCTGATTGAGCCAAGGATCAATACAAAAACGATGAAAAACATGTCTACACATATTTATACGAATTATCTCATGGCCATCTTCAAACTCTTCAAGACATATTGGACAAAAAATCTTATTGGATCCTTCTTTTATATCTTTAAACTCTAAAATTGTCGTTTCATGGATCCATGTCATATATCCGActgcaatgttttgttgagGCTGAGGCAGCGTTACATGTCCAGTCTCAATGTCTTGTTGAAGCTGATCAGGTGGTGGATGAGAATTTTGGTGTGTCTCACGAGCTATTTCCGTAGGAGGTTGCTGACTAAGATCTATGcaaagtttataaataaagattaCTGTAATGGCAATTGGaaataccatatatataaataaaaacaatactGTCGAAAAAAAATCCAGATTATCTGACGGTGGAGACTCCATCATCGTTATATTACTTTCTTACGAGAGAGATCAAATTTGGAGCTTCAGTTGAAGCAATTGCTTCGATCCATATTTTGAGATAAtcattatcaaattttatttaaattcaattttttcttacctttttgtaaaaatctaGAGTTAAGTCTTTCTTTATTACGAGATATCATATACACATATTGTAGATATATTAGTTTACTTTTGTAAATCTAGAGTTGATGTGAATATTACTTTTGTCTATATTGGTGGtactttttcattaattaggtttagattttaaacCATAAGAAATCTCTGgataatatatagaaacagGATCATGATTTGATGGTCAGAAATTACAATAATCAAAACTAGGAGTAGACAGGGACACAAATGGGCCTCATACGGCCATAAAGGAGCCTCAAACAATGAAATGGGCTTAGACGTCACTGTATCCCTTTgatggatttttgttttctggattTAGTAATTTGGGAGCCCGAGCTAGAGTACTAAACATTAAACTTGACAACAAAATCACATTATggtaattgtttatttatttaataaattttccaTCATTTAAATAGGTGGTAATTTGACTAATCTGCTGTATAATTGAATCAGAACAAAATTTACCATGAATATTATTACACGACTTCAACCACTTCACCTTCTTTGCAAACTGCAACACTAATCTCCAAAgtattgttcttctttgatttcaccCTACAACAATTTCTTCTAGGAGACTGCAGcgcccaaaaacaaaatttgaaatcatatttcaacaattattatttcaagcattaaaaataaaatgactaTATAACATGTTGACTTACCCTGTCCCAAAGATGAGGGTCCGGTTTCTTGTAAACAATGACTGTCTTAATGTCGCTGGGATTAGCCATCTTCCACCGACACTCGGGATGAGCCACGCGGTGGATTTCATAACGGCTCACTGTCATATTTGTCACCCGATGAACTCTGGTTGATGTCATATAGAACACAAACGGTTTCTGGCACGGATGACGACTCACGGGTCGGGTGTTGAAAGCGTATGCCGTGTAATCCGCCCGTCGATACCTAAcggaaaaaaaatacaatgtaaaacaaaatgaccatatatttatacattttggGGTTTACTTATGTACTTTACTAATGTTTTGATATAGATTACCAATTTAAGAAAGTTCTCGACGGCATTTCAATCTCTCGAGCCGAAAAGATTCCGCGGAAAATCTGAACCGCGAATCCCCAAGAGACGGAAACAGTCCATTTGCGGCGTTTGTCATAGCATATCGACTGTTGCATAAGTCCAGCAGAGTCTAGCTTTGCCGGGACTTGTAGATGCTTCAAGGCATCAACACGTGTCATGTTTGGGAAAATCGGTTCGACCACGTCGAGGTGATGAAGCGTAACCAGTGGAGCCACCGGGTGAGCCGCTAGTAATCCAAAGAGATTGCCATACACATCGTACTGAAATACACAAAAGACAGCACCAATTAATATGGAACggttcaaaatttaatttgagaAGAGTTACCAAACCGACCGGTTATTGGTAGGTACCGACGATTGGTTCTGTAATCAATGAACAAATCACCAACAAACAAGGAGAGTGTCACGTGAGACGCACGCGCCGTTAAATGCGTGACAACTCTTTAAAGAAACGGCCTGACACCGTGACGACGTGTACCTTACTCCGGCAACAATATAACGTACGGCAACATTGTGGTCCAGTGACGTGGCATTGTATCataattgaattttataatGCAATGGATTTTTAACCAAAAGCGTGtaactttttattatcaaaaaacCCGGggaacaatttaatttataatctcGATAAACTCATTGAATACACATTAACTAAAAAGCATTAAATACAATGATCAAATAAAATCTAGTTGTAGTTAAAACTACTTACTACTAATTAACcaactgaaacaaaacacaaagattCGTattaatcaatcaaaatatgttatttagtTAGAAAATCATAGAATTTTCATTTACAGATTGTGTTTGGTGTAAAAGAAAGTAATATTAATAATCTGAACATGTTTTACAGTTAATTAACCAACTTAATTTAACTAGATTCATACGAATCTATGAGAATATTTCTTTACTAATAAGATTATagtaaaaacataaaataaaagtgatAATTACTGACCTGGTGAAAACCGAGTTCTTTAGTGAGTGGAACACCGAGTTCAGCCATGCAAGCTTGCATCCGATCATCGGAACCGTACAACGCCGGATACCTTTTAATACACCGATCTTGCATTTTGCTCAAAGCCACCGCTAATGGATAACTTATAGCAAATCCTCCACCGCCATAAGCCATTCCATAAGAGAAATAAATGTTCTGAAGATGACTCTCCGATAAACTGCCGATGTAATACATTTGATTATGATCGTATTTTCTCAAAACTCTGATTAGATTCTCGGCGACAAAGACTGTATCATCGTCTCCCATAACGAACCATCTCACATCTTTGAGTCCTAATTTAAGTGTCTCCGTAACGATTCTTGAAATTCTAATCGCCGATCTGTGtccttgtttgtttttatacgGAAACTTCGATGTATCGCCGGAGATTTTCACCGGCGGGAGGCTaatttcgtcttcttcgtcttcttcagtAACTGGTTTTTCTAACCAGACATAACTACgcatttggtttggtttgtacCAAATCTTGATGTactcttttctctgtttccatAGTCTTGCCGACGCGGCGATACCGAAAACCACGTGTTGGAAACCGGTTTGCGGTGgcggaggtggtggtggtggtgaaggTGGTGGAGAGGCGTATGATTTGATTACAGCCGTTTGATTTGTGTGGAAGAGAATCAACGGTTGAGATGAGTTGACAATGTCGTTGAGACGACGAACAACGGCGGAGAATGGCTCCACTTGACAAGCACGTGAGTTTGAGATAAGCTTTAGTGTGTAGACAACGTAAGTGGCGGagacgaggaggaggagcGTTACCATAAGTTTGGATACGGGTCGGGTCGGTGAACCGGATCCGGATAAAGTCCGTTCCCACATTAGCTTCTCTGCTGGATCTTTCTGGTTATTCAGCTTCATCTTAAGaaccaaagatgaagaaaaggaaacgaaatcaaaatctaagaaatataaataattggtAATAAATATTTCGATGGAAACAAATTTTATGGGTTTAAGAAGAAAGtgagattgagaagaagaacatgcaGTGGCTCTGTTCTGATTTTctaaaagagaagacaaaagtGTCTTGTGAAAGAGACTCATTTTacttagtttatatattaatatattaaaatgtcatagtcaaaaagaaaattatactTTTAGTTAGcaaaaaatctaatctattttgtttcgATATGATAAAGGTTAGATTCTAATTGTTACTCTTAGATTGATCTTGGAATTATCTGTATGAGTAgagtaattaacaaaaaacgTTATACGATATTTGTCATATTTAGCTCTGATAAACAATTGATATATCCTCgcgtttgattttttttttttgttgtcatttACTGTATTTTACACTCAAACcgacaaacaaaatatacagTCAATCAAATTTTGCTTAAGGAGATTTAAGAATTAATTAGGTGGGAAACAAGAAATACAATTATAACTACTAGTATTTTTTCGTTTTACTATGATAAGTATTTTTGCATGGACACGTGTATGGATTGTAGTGGAAAATATGTGTCGGTAGTAGCAGAACTTTGGAGGTGGTGGGGGAGCTAGgactattttatttattataggGGTTGGTTTAgaaataaaactataatttttggggcaatttatgaaaatgataaattatgGGGGGGCATGGGTGGTGTTGTTGACAACTTGTTGTTGCAGACTACGAGACAATTTTATTACATCCATGCTGCTACTCTTCAGGAGCTTCTGAGTTCATCAGAGAGTTTAAAATTTCtagctcttttcttttttgcctATTTCTATCTACTTTTGTGGAAAtcacattcaaaaaaaatcaatgggTTCTGTTACTAATTGAAGGCCCAAAACATTATTGATTGTTaagcatttttcttttctttaattacaGTGCATGTACCGACGTTTTTAGTCAAATTATTTGTGATACTTCAGTGATTTAGATATGAGATGTTTCGTTATTGTTATAATGTTATTATccttttattaaaaagaatattgaaaTCTGCCCTTCAATAATGTTTGGGGCATGACATGTCCGATATAAAGagacttcaattttttttgccgACAATGACACACGACGTCAGGAGCTTCGACGTTGCGGCAAAGAGTAAACTTTGACCACCAGATTAGGGTAAAAATAGAaagcagtttttttttaacctttcaTTCTTTGATTAGAGATGTTCGAGTTTAATTACTTTGCATGGTCTAAAAATTGGCCTTTTGAAGTTGTGATCTTGGCCTGAGACTGATCTTGAACTTTGCTTTTGATTGAATGATCTAACTATGGATaacttcaaaattaaaataaataagtctACAAAATTTAACCATGTGATGCAATCAAAAGAACCGGAAAGTTTTGGAGGAGATATGCTTAGTTATCTTGATACGTTAATCGTATTACTATAGTAAGGGATATGCTAAGATTTCTTGCTACATAAAGTAACTAAGAACATTAAAAGGTTACAACAAGAAGTAAAGAACTTTACAAGAAACAACTTTAACAAATCATATATGAAGCATAGTTCGCAAACTCCTCCAATGATCTTCACATTCT includes:
- a CDS encoding RING/U-box superfamily protein (RING/U-box superfamily protein; FUNCTIONS IN: zinc ion binding; LOCATED IN: endomembrane system; CONTAINS InterPro DOMAIN/s: Zinc finger, RING-type (InterPro:IPR001841), Zinc finger, C3HC4 RING-type (InterPro:IPR018957); BEST Arabidopsis thaliana protein match is: RING/U-box superfamily protein (TAIR:AT5G41430.1); Has 1807 Blast hits to 1807 proteins in 277 species: Archae - 0; Bacteria - 0; Metazoa - 736; Fungi - 347; Plants - 385; Viruses - 0; Other Eukaryotes - 339 (source: NCBI BLink).); amino-acid sequence: MMESPPSDNLDFFSTVLFLFIYMVFPIAITVIFIYKLCIDLSQQPPTEIARETHQNSHPPPDQLQQDIETGHVTLPQPQQNIAVGYMTWIHETTILEFKDIKEGSNKIFCPICLEEFEDGHEIIRINMCRHVFHRFCIDPWLNQNLTCPNCRCSLTARKRKEGE
- a CDS encoding transferring glycosyl group transferase (DUF604) (Protein of unknown function (DUF604); CONTAINS InterPro DOMAIN/s: Protein of unknown function DUF604 (InterPro:IPR006740); BEST Arabidopsis thaliana protein match is: Protein of unknown function (DUF604) (TAIR:AT4G23490.1); Has 1807 Blast hits to 1807 proteins in 277 species: Archae - 0; Bacteria - 0; Metazoa - 736; Fungi - 347; Plants - 385; Viruses - 0; Other Eukaryotes - 339 (source: NCBI BLink).), whose product is MKLNNQKDPAEKLMWERTLSGSGSPTRPVSKLMVTLLLLVSATYVVYTLKLISNSRACQVEPFSAVVRRLNDIVNSSQPLILFHTNQTAVIKSYASPPPSPPPPPPPPQTGFQHVVFGIAASARLWKQRKEYIKIWYKPNQMRSYVWLEKPVTEEDEEDEISLPPVKISGDTSKFPYKNKQGHRSAIRISRIVTETLKLGLKDVRWFVMGDDDTVFVAENLIRVLRKYDHNQMYYIGSLSESHLQNIYFSYGMAYGGGGFAISYPLAVALSKMQDRCIKRYPALYGSDDRMQACMAELGVPLTKELGFHQYDVYGNLFGLLAAHPVAPLVTLHHLDVVEPIFPNMTRVDALKHLQVPAKLDSAGLMQQSICYDKRRKWTVSVSWGFAVQIFRGIFSAREIEMPSRTFLNWYRRADYTAYAFNTRPVSRHPCQKPFVFYMTSTRVHRVTNMTVSRYEIHRVAHPECRWKMANPSDIKTVIVYKKPDPHLWDRSPRRNCCRVKSKKNNTLEISVAVCKEGEVVEVV